The Deinococcus arcticus genome contains the following window.
CCACCGACGTGACCGACGACGCCTCGCGCCGGGCGCTGCTGGCCGCCGCCCAGGCCCACTTTGGCCGCATTGACGTGCTGGTGAACAATGCCGGGGTCACAGTGGAGCGCGGCTGGTGGTGGAACGACGCCGATCCCCTGCGGGTGCTACGGGTGAACCTGGAAGCCCCCATAGAACTCACGCGCCTGCTGCTGCCCGCCCTGCGCGCCCAGGGCAGCGGCCACATCGTGAACATCGGCTCGGTGGCGGGGCTGGCGGCCACCAACGGCATGTATTCGGCCAGCAAGTTTGGCCTGCGCGGCTTCTCGCTGGCCCTGCGCCGCGAGCTGCTGGGCAGCGGCGTCCACGTGAGTCTGGTGGCCCCGGGCTTCGTGAAAAGCGAGATGACCGCCCAGGCACGCCTGCCCATGCCCGGGCCCGGGGTGGTGGCCCGCGCCGTGGCAGCCGTGCTGCTGCGCCCGCGCGCCGAGACGGTGGTGCCGGCACCCTACCGCGTGCTGGTGTGGCTGGAGCGCCACTTTCCGGCCCTGGGCGACTGGGTGGTGCAAAAGCTGATCTGGCGCCGCTACGACCACAGCGGAGCCCCAGACGCCGCCCAGCGCTGAGTGCGGCCGGGTCCGCGCGCGCCGGCCGCGCCTCTGAACAGCTGCACTTGAGCAAAGGCGCAAGGTGGGCTTCAGGGTGCGGGGGCCGGCGCCCGCTTAGACTGGGCGGGTGAATCTGGTCAAGACCGCTTTCAAGACCATTCAGCCCGCGCTGGAACGGGCGGTGCTGGTCGTAGATCGGGCGTTCAGCGGGTACGTGCAGCCCCGCCGGGCGCGCGGCAAGCTGATTCTGCAGCCCTACGTGGGCTGGGGCACCCCGCAGCAGGTGGAGGTGACCGGGCGCGTGCTGCTGCCGCGCACCCTGGCGCCGGCCCGCAAGGGCGACCGCCGCCTGCACAACGCGCGCAACATGCTGCGCCGCCTGCTCTCGCGCGAGGTGGCGGGCGTGAAGGTGATGGGCACCCTGGACGGCGTGACGGTGAGCGGGGTCAGCGACAGCGACGGGTACTTCACCCTGACCTTTCATCCCAGTTCGCCGCTGGGGGGCGGGT
Protein-coding sequences here:
- a CDS encoding SDR family NAD(P)-dependent oxidoreductase; this encodes MSAPVPAPLPTHPTARPVVVLTGASSGIGRATAEELADLGYALVLAARRADELQALARRLDPSGARVIAVPTDVTDDASRRALLAAAQAHFGRIDVLVNNAGVTVERGWWWNDADPLRVLRVNLEAPIELTRLLLPALRAQGSGHIVNIGSVAGLAATNGMYSASKFGLRGFSLALRRELLGSGVHVSLVAPGFVKSEMTAQARLPMPGPGVVARAVAAVLLRPRAETVVPAPYRVLVWLERHFPALGDWVVQKLIWRRYDHSGAPDAAQR